The Musa acuminata AAA Group cultivar baxijiao chromosome BXJ1-3, Cavendish_Baxijiao_AAA, whole genome shotgun sequence genome window below encodes:
- the LOC135635946 gene encoding probable protein phosphatase 2C 59 gives MASVANKSFSEANSCGSCSQNREAGSTASTAVLVGDRLLVANVGDSRAVICRGGDGTWRVGGVLAVSRAFGDRHLKQFVVADPEIHEEAVDGSLEFLILASDGLWDVVTNEEEVVAIVKPLQDPEQAAKKLLQEAYQRGSSDNIACVVVQFLG, from the exons ATGGCATCAGTTGCAAACAAGTCCTTTTCTGAGGCAAACAGTTGTGGCAGTTGTAGCCAGAACCGAGAGGCGGGTTCAACTGCATCAACAGCTGTCCTTGTTGGTGATCGTTTGCTCGTTGCAAATGTTGGGGACTCTAGAGCTGTCATATGTAGAGGAGGAGATG GGACATGGCGTGTCGGTGGTGTTCTTGCCGTTTCTCGTGCATTTGGTGATAGGCACCTGAAACAGTTTGTTGTCGCAGATCCAGAAATTCAT GAGGAAGCGGTTGATGGATCTCTCGAATTCCTCATCCTTGCAAGTGACGGATTGTGGGATGTTGTCACGAATGAG GAGGAGGTGGTAGCTATTGTCAAACCCCTACAAGATCCAGAACAAGCAGCAAAGAAACTGTTACAGGAGGCCTATCAAAGAGGTAGTTCTGACAACATCGCTTGTGTCGTGGTACAGTTTCTTGGCTAG